In a single window of the Caldisericia bacterium genome:
- the rplU gene encoding 50S ribosomal protein L21, whose protein sequence is MFAIIETGGKQYLVKEGDTLKVEKLPYEEGSEVVFDKVLLLRKEDGEVVGTPYVEGVKVLGKVLKQMKEKKIKVFTYHAKTTHKRMLGHRQRKTVVKIEKIETGG, encoded by the coding sequence GTGTTTGCAATTATAGAAACAGGTGGAAAGCAGTATCTTGTTAAAGAAGGCGATACATTGAAGGTGGAGAAACTTCCATATGAAGAGGGAAGTGAGGTTGTCTTTGATAAAGTCCTTCTTTTGAGGAAGGAGGATGGAGAGGTTGTTGGCACTCCCTATGTTGAGGGAGTAAAGGTTCTTGGCAAGGTTTTAAAACAGATGAAGGAGAAAAAGATTAAGGTATTTACATACCATGCAAAGACAACCCACAAGAGAATGCTGGGTCATAGACAGAGAAAAACTGTTGTAAAGATTGAGAAGATTGAAACGGGAGGTTAG
- the rpmA gene encoding 50S ribosomal protein L27 has protein sequence MAHKKSGGKSRNGRDSNPKYLGVKVFDGQLVKPGSIIVRQRGSRIKPGKNTGLGNDYTIFSKIYGVVKFETFGKGRKRVSVIPKEVQ, from the coding sequence ATGGCTCATAAAAAGAGTGGTGGAAAGTCAAGAAACGGAAGAGATTCCAATCCAAAGTATCTTGGCGTGAAGGTATTTGATGGACAACTTGTTAAACCAGGGTCAATAATCGTAAGACAGCGTGGTTCAAGAATAAAACCAGGAAAAAACACTGGTCTTGGTAATGATTATACAATATTTTCAAAGATCTATGGAGTTGTGAAGTTTGAGACCTTTGGAAAGGGAAGAAAGAGGGTAAGTGTCATTCCAAAAGAAGTTCAATAA
- the obgE gene encoding GTPase ObgE has protein sequence MSFQKKFNKKYSFDLAEIFVKGGKGGDGIIAFRREKYVPYGGPSGGDGGKGGDVILKVNPQLDTLTKFRFKKVFKAEDGRHGEGNNKTGKDGEDLIIDVPPGVLVWDKETGELLGELTEPGEELVVARGGEGGKGNASFATPENRAPRIRTLGEEGEERRLILELRIIAEGGLVGYPNVGKSTILSKISNAKPKIASYPFTTLTPVIGEVRIDDKKSLRIVDLPGLIDGAHEGKGLGLTFLRHIQRTYFLIFVFDVSEASPMDAITQYKNLVKEIEEFNPEILEKDKIIVLNKIDLPVKNLEETENYFYKLGFPVVKMSAIKGEGVSELKKEIGKIKLPEKEKTLRPKRRYVLRVDKDKRKIEVKRIGETFYVYGEELGRLIKGVDLTSPFGIERVQKIFKRFGVEEELKKLGVKEGDLVIIEGIRFRYHE, from the coding sequence GTGTCATTCCAAAAGAAGTTCAATAAAAAGTATTCCTTTGATTTAGCAGAAATTTTTGTCAAGGGTGGAAAAGGGGGGGATGGTATAATAGCCTTTAGAAGAGAAAAGTATGTTCCATATGGAGGTCCCTCAGGTGGTGATGGTGGAAAAGGGGGAGATGTTATATTAAAGGTTAATCCACAGCTTGATACACTCACAAAGTTTAGATTTAAGAAGGTGTTTAAAGCAGAGGATGGAAGACATGGTGAGGGGAACAACAAAACCGGTAAGGATGGAGAGGATTTAATTATTGATGTTCCACCAGGAGTTCTTGTTTGGGATAAGGAGACAGGTGAGCTTCTTGGAGAACTTACCGAACCAGGAGAAGAGCTTGTTGTTGCAAGGGGAGGTGAAGGTGGAAAAGGGAATGCCTCCTTTGCAACTCCTGAAAATAGAGCTCCACGCATAAGAACTCTGGGAGAAGAGGGAGAGGAGAGAAGACTCATACTTGAGTTAAGGATTATAGCTGAAGGAGGACTTGTTGGATATCCCAATGTTGGGAAATCTACGATTCTATCAAAGATAAGCAACGCAAAGCCTAAAATAGCATCATATCCCTTCACAACCCTTACCCCTGTTATTGGCGAGGTAAGAATTGATGATAAGAAGTCATTAAGAATTGTTGATCTTCCAGGTCTTATAGATGGAGCACACGAGGGGAAGGGGCTTGGACTCACATTTTTAAGGCATATTCAGAGGACTTATTTTTTGATCTTTGTTTTTGATGTTTCAGAAGCTTCACCTATGGATGCAATCACTCAGTATAAGAATCTTGTGAAGGAGATTGAGGAGTTTAACCCTGAAATTCTTGAGAAAGACAAGATAATTGTTTTAAATAAAATTGACCTTCCAGTGAAAAATCTTGAAGAGACAGAAAATTATTTTTATAAATTGGGGTTTCCAGTCGTTAAAATGTCTGCTATAAAAGGTGAGGGAGTTAGTGAACTTAAAAAAGAGATAGGGAAGATAAAATTACCAGAGAAGGAGAAAACTTTAAGGCCAAAGAGAAGGTATGTTTTAAGAGTGGATAAGGATAAAAGAAAAATTGAAGTTAAAAGGATTGGAGAGACATTCTATGTTTATGGAGAGGAACTTGGAAGACTTATTAAAGGTGTAGACCTTACATCTCCATTTGGCATAGAGAGAGTGCAAAAGATATTTAAGAGGTTTGGTGTGGAGGAGGAACTTAAAAAACTTGGAGTGAAAGAGGGGGATCTTGTTATAATAGAAGGTATAAGGTTTAGATATCATGAGTAA
- the nadD gene encoding nicotinate-nucleotide adenylyltransferase — MSKKSIGIIGGSFNPIHIGHLVVAEEARVRFSLERVIFVPVGVPGYKKPTQLIDPERRFAMTLLATASNPHFFVSRIEIDHFKKSYTYDTIKEFRKIYPEENYNIYFITGADSVLSILTWKKPRELLSMCCFIAATRPGYNLKRLKDKLKKICNNCDERIFVMRIPALSISSTEIRNRIKEGLPIKYLVPKEVEEYIKKHNLYKEDDPWEERKLLQF, encoded by the coding sequence ATGAGTAAGAAATCAATAGGAATAATTGGAGGCTCTTTCAATCCAATACACATAGGTCATCTTGTTGTTGCTGAGGAGGCAAGGGTGAGGTTTTCGCTGGAGAGAGTGATCTTTGTACCCGTTGGTGTTCCGGGCTATAAAAAACCCACACAACTTATAGATCCAGAGAGGAGATTTGCCATGACGCTTCTTGCCACAGCTTCAAATCCACATTTTTTTGTTTCAAGGATTGAAATAGACCACTTTAAAAAGTCCTATACCTATGACACTATAAAGGAATTTAGAAAAATTTATCCAGAGGAGAATTATAACATCTACTTTATTACTGGTGCCGACTCTGTTTTAAGCATCCTCACATGGAAGAAACCAAGAGAACTTCTAAGCATGTGTTGTTTCATTGCTGCAACAAGGCCTGGATACAATCTTAAGAGACTCAAGGACAAGTTAAAGAAAATTTGTAATAACTGTGACGAGAGAATCTTTGTTATGAGGATTCCTGCTCTCTCCATCTCCTCTACAGAGATAAGGAATAGGATCAAGGAGGGTCTTCCAATAAAATACCTTGTTCCTAAAGAGGTGGAGGAGTATATTAAAAAACACAATCTATACAAGGAGGATGATCCGTGGGAGGAGAGAAAATTGCTCCAATTTTAG